In one window of Macrotis lagotis isolate mMagLag1 chromosome 5, bilby.v1.9.chrom.fasta, whole genome shotgun sequence DNA:
- the GPANK1 gene encoding G patch domain and ankyrin repeat-containing protein 1 — MTLPAPIAFVPARDSKELGKDGCRPAELEPPLDGAAARGFYEALVGVEGGFPTETPGLPGAPPKGRRWTRRAGAPAAGRPSEGPWDARTARLLRAAQAGDVRQLRALLEPAGPGRGDVNARDLFWWTPLMCAARAGRGPAVRYLLARGAAWVGVCEPGGRDAAQLAEEAGFPAMARLIRESGGERRPEARPCSPLPKYCETCNSHYRDPNHNSSTAHLLSLSPGPQPPPFPPGVSTSSPGFQLLVKGGWEPGLGLGPGGRGRTAPIPTILKRDQEGLGYRPAPQPRITHFPAGDLRAVTERKGAPRAASLDKREKRLQEVKSQIWEQNLRTYMNLDSDHDYKNFLEICD, encoded by the exons ATGACCCTCCCCGCCCCCATCGCCTTTGTCCCGGCCCGAGACTCGAAGGAGCTTGGGAAGGACGGGTGCCGGCCGGCGGAGCTGGAGCCTCCCCTGGACGGGGCAGCCGCCCGGGGCTTCTACGAGGCCCTGGTCGGGGTGGAGGGGGGCTTCCCCACGGAGACCCCGGGACTGCCCGGGGCACCTCCCAAGGGGAGAAGATGGACGCGGAGAGCGGGAGCCCCTGCGGCCGGCCGCCCGAGCGAGGGGCCCTGGGACGCGCGCACGGCGCGGCTGCTGCGGGCCGCGCAGGCCGGAGACGTGCGGCAGCTGCGCGCCCTGCTGGAGCCCGCGGGCCCCGGCCGGGGCGACGTGAACGCCCGGGACTTGTTCTGGTGGACCCCGCTGATGTGCGCCGCGCGGGCCGGCCGGGGGCCCGCCGTGCGCTACCTCCTGGCGCGAGGAGCCGCCTGGGTGGGCGTCTGTGAGCCCGGAGGCCGCGACGCGGCCCAGCTGGCCGAGGAGGCCGGCTTCCCCGCCATGGCCCGGCTCATCCGGGAGAGCGGCGGAGAGCGGAGGCCCGAGGCCCG GCCCTGTTCTCCATTGCCAAAGTACTGTGAGACTTGTAACTCCCATTACCGAGATCCTAATCACAACAGCTCTACTGCTCACCTCCTGTCCCTGTCCCCTGGACCTCAgcctcccccctttcctccagGAGTTTCTACCTCTAGCCCTGGCTTCCAATTGTTAGTAAAGGGGGGCTGGGAACCTGGATTAGGACTGGGACCTGGGGGTAGAGGGCGGACTGCCCCCATTCCCACAATCCTCAAAAGAGACCAGGAAGGTTTGGGATATAGGCCAGCTCCCCAACCTCGAATCACACATTTCCCTGCTGGAGATCTTCGGGCTGTGACTGAAAGAAAAGGAGCACCCCGGGCTGCCTCTTTGgacaagagagaaaagagacttcAAGAGGTGAAGAGTCAAATTTGGGAGCAAAACCTACGAACTTATATGAACCTTGACTCTGATCATGACTATAAAAATTTTTTGGAGATCTGTGACTAG